A genomic segment from Bryobacteraceae bacterium encodes:
- a CDS encoding CehA/McbA family metallohydrolase yields MLRLALALLFTLLLVWAQRPIGSATLTVQTGPGMPSRIYLRKGNSPFRLTPVDGVLPLKSDVFYRDRPFLRKPDPAAVEVICRDQYHYLLLKGAATFQLPPGEYTLEAYRGFFYTPASESFTLKPEESRTVTLPLKPWTGVDPAQWITADDHIHLTRERPDDPLFLSWLEAEDLTVGNFLQLQRQMDAAPQYGFGPAAEARRGRYSIRSGHESRNEFWGHINILGPRRLIRPLSTGLMYANTPESYPFPSLLFAAGRREGATVGYAHFFQPPQHSAIYIDAVLGNIDFVEVFQFGVLKLEPWYELLNAGLKVTGIAGSDFPVNLNGRTPWPNWLPLIGPERAVTKAPPGRESSYETWARAVRDGAITVTNGPIVELSHDRAAGTATARAAFFRPLEAVEIVRNGEVIAAGPGPEIEARIECPESCWIAARTRARKLPGDPESLPVLQAHTNPVYVLRDGKPVHVPAARASLAAKLEAEVEFFRSAEIRFPGTPQRDEFFETAAHALAELREP; encoded by the coding sequence ATGCTCCGCCTTGCGCTCGCGCTGCTGTTCACGCTGCTGCTCGTGTGGGCCCAGCGGCCCATTGGCTCGGCGACGCTCACCGTCCAGACCGGTCCGGGGATGCCCTCCCGCATCTATCTGCGCAAGGGCAACTCGCCTTTCCGCCTCACGCCCGTCGACGGGGTGCTGCCGCTGAAGTCCGACGTGTTTTATCGGGATCGCCCGTTCCTCCGCAAGCCGGACCCGGCGGCCGTGGAGGTCATCTGCCGCGATCAGTATCACTACCTTCTTCTCAAAGGCGCGGCGACCTTCCAATTGCCGCCCGGTGAATACACGCTCGAAGCCTATCGCGGCTTCTTCTACACTCCTGCGTCGGAGAGCTTCACACTGAAGCCCGAGGAATCGCGCACCGTCACGCTGCCGCTCAAGCCCTGGACCGGCGTCGACCCCGCGCAGTGGATCACCGCAGACGACCACATTCATCTCACCCGCGAGCGCCCCGACGATCCGCTTTTCCTTTCCTGGCTCGAGGCTGAAGACCTCACCGTCGGCAACTTCCTCCAACTCCAGCGCCAGATGGACGCCGCGCCGCAATACGGCTTCGGTCCCGCCGCCGAAGCGCGCCGCGGCCGCTACTCCATCCGCTCCGGGCACGAGTCCCGCAACGAATTCTGGGGCCACATCAACATCCTCGGCCCGCGCCGCCTCATTCGGCCGCTCTCCACCGGACTGATGTACGCGAACACGCCGGAATCGTACCCGTTTCCCTCCCTCCTGTTCGCCGCCGGCCGCCGCGAGGGCGCGACGGTCGGCTATGCGCATTTCTTCCAACCGCCCCAACACAGCGCGATCTACATCGACGCCGTCCTCGGCAATATCGATTTCGTCGAAGTGTTCCAGTTCGGCGTGCTCAAGCTCGAGCCCTGGTACGAGTTGCTTAACGCCGGACTGAAAGTCACCGGCATTGCCGGCAGCGACTTTCCCGTGAACCTCAACGGCCGAACGCCGTGGCCCAACTGGCTGCCGCTCATCGGACCCGAACGCGCGGTCACCAAAGCGCCGCCCGGCCGCGAGTCGTCGTATGAAACCTGGGCGCGGGCCGTGCGCGATGGCGCTATCACCGTCACCAACGGTCCCATCGTCGAACTCAGCCACGACCGCGCGGCCGGTACGGCCACCGCCCGCGCCGCCTTCTTCCGTCCGCTCGAGGCCGTGGAGATCGTGCGCAACGGCGAGGTGATCGCCGCCGGCCCGGGTCCGGAGATCGAAGCACGCATCGAGTGCCCGGAGAGTTGCTGGATCGCCGCGCGCACCCGCGCCCGCAAGCTACCCGGCGATCCCGAATCGCTTCCAGTGCTCCAGGCGCACACCAACCCCGTCTACGTTCTCCGCGACGGCAAACCCGTCCACGTCCCCGCCGCACGCGCCAGCCTCGCCGCGAAGTTGGAAGCCGAAGTCGAGTTCTTCCGTTCGGCGGAAATCCGGTTCCCCGGAACGCCTCAGCGTGACGAGTTCTTCGAAACGGCCGCACACGCCCTCGCCGAACTCCGCGAGCCGTAA
- a CDS encoding SMP-30/gluconolactonase/LRE family protein: MAWKFELLDPPYGNVSEGPVWNGSYLLYTQIQRSRIMKYDPASGALTVHREGSNHSNGLAYDAQGRLYACEGGDVENGRRVVRYTETGVDVVAAGYDGKRFNIPNDLVVDSAGRVWFTDPFYEGAAGPWSADRTHKDLDHDSVYRADPQAAGAWSLTRLTFDTTRPNGLLFSLDSKTLYVAQSGRTPEEKRQLRAYPVKADLSLGPAAVLHDFGAHRGIDGMALDAEGNIVATAGWENGGPGPSIYVFSPSGEVLERHPVECKRPTNCCFAGADLTELYVTSTEGHLFRARTERRGLAMFPLGSWPAV; this comes from the coding sequence ATGGCTTGGAAATTCGAACTGCTCGACCCCCCGTATGGCAACGTGAGCGAGGGCCCCGTTTGGAACGGATCGTACCTGCTCTACACGCAGATCCAACGGAGCCGCATCATGAAGTACGATCCGGCGTCGGGCGCGCTGACGGTCCATCGCGAAGGCTCCAATCATTCGAACGGGCTCGCCTATGACGCGCAGGGCCGACTGTATGCGTGCGAGGGCGGCGACGTTGAGAACGGCCGCCGCGTGGTGCGCTATACCGAGACGGGCGTGGATGTCGTCGCCGCGGGCTACGACGGCAAGCGGTTCAACATTCCGAACGATCTCGTGGTCGACTCGGCCGGGCGTGTGTGGTTCACCGATCCTTTCTATGAAGGCGCGGCCGGGCCGTGGAGCGCGGACCGTACGCACAAGGATTTGGATCATGACTCCGTGTATCGCGCCGATCCACAGGCCGCCGGCGCGTGGAGCCTCACGCGGCTGACGTTCGACACCACGCGTCCGAACGGGCTGCTGTTCTCGCTCGATTCGAAGACGCTCTACGTGGCGCAGAGCGGGCGCACTCCGGAAGAGAAACGCCAACTGCGCGCGTATCCGGTGAAGGCGGACTTGTCGCTCGGCCCGGCCGCGGTGCTGCACGACTTCGGCGCCCATCGTGGGATCGACGGCATGGCGCTCGACGCCGAGGGCAACATCGTGGCGACGGCGGGCTGGGAGAACGGCGGGCCGGGGCCTTCGATCTACGTGTTCTCGCCTTCGGGCGAGGTGCTGGAGCGGCATCCGGTGGAGTGCAAGCGGCCGACCAACTGCTGCTTCGCCGGTGCGGATTTGACCGAACTCTACGTGACGTCGACCGAAGGCCACCTGTTCCGCGCGCGCACGGAGCGGCGCGGGCTGGCGATGTTTCCTTTGGGCTCCTGGCCGGCGGTGTAG
- a CDS encoding PadR family transcriptional regulator: MDEKSRLDLIRGTLDVLILKALVWGPRHGYAITAFIRGSSGEALMVEEGTLYPALWRLESRGLVNGEWGLSENKRKAKFYGLTKAGRKHLEAERSMWSAYVEAVGKVLAAPEPGEAS; encoded by the coding sequence ATGGACGAAAAAAGCCGGCTCGATCTCATTCGCGGAACGCTTGACGTTCTGATTTTGAAGGCGCTCGTGTGGGGTCCGCGTCATGGCTACGCGATTACGGCGTTCATCCGCGGGTCGAGCGGCGAAGCGCTGATGGTGGAGGAGGGGACGCTCTACCCGGCGCTGTGGCGGCTGGAGAGCCGGGGCCTCGTCAATGGCGAATGGGGGCTTTCGGAGAACAAGCGCAAGGCCAAGTTCTACGGGCTCACCAAGGCCGGACGCAAGCACTTGGAGGCCGAGCGGAGCATGTGGTCCGCGTACGTGGAGGCGGTGGGAAAGGTGTTGGCCGCGCCGGAGCCGGGAGAGGCGTCGTGA
- a CDS encoding ABC transporter permease, which translates to MSREPVWRRLDRLFGEDPAADARDELSFHAEAKTAELIAQGWRPEAARAEALRQLGDVDRIIREGAVLGERRNRRQRFREFWSNRMDEVKFALRTLRKNPGFAVTAIAILALGIGANTAVFSVVNTLLLRPLPFAEPGRLVWLTADKALTAQVREAAGLSGVTYTVDAYEAYRAANQSFESVTAYNPFFGNGDFTMTGAGEPQSVLGVMVEERFFQTLGIAPIQGRLFTHAETQQGGPGAAILSYGFWRRHFGGDPAVVGRSVVLAGEAVTIAGVMPRDFDFGSVFAPGLRADLYVPVNLDRMRTWGNTLALVGRLKPGVTVGQAQAEADVLFPQLRAAHPNWWGAYESTLSPLKDHVSGQFRRALLLLWGAVGLVQLLVCVNLSGLLVARGEARNREFALRAALGAGRGRLAMQWLAEGAILVSAGALAGIGLAIALVEALRRTGSLALPLLTDIRVDAASLGWTAAVAAAAAVIFAVAPALRMPVRQIQGVIKSGGHGLSGDRSTARVRNALVIAEVTLACVLLIGSGLLLRSLYNVLDVGLGFESEGASVVKVDYPEGDRGRRTALLREALDRVSALPGVDAAGIADMLPLGRNRSWGFRAKGRTYPKELAQVARVRIVTPGYFEAMGIRLAEGRDFSWQDAEGAVVAVVNQSAARVFWGGDDPLGRDAVIGGRDARVIGIVEDVRGLSIEGAPGPEFYMLVAQAGPEGAHLVIRSALPPQALAAPVIRTLRQLNPGQPAAEPRPLASIVDNAVAPRRFFVLLICAFGTMGLILAALGLYGVISYTVARRQQEIGIRMALGAGAGRVRRDVIGRAVALALAGIALGTAAGLAGGRWIESMLFGMKPADTLTMAAAAAVLVGAAALAAYIPARRASRINPIQALRGE; encoded by the coding sequence GTGAGCCGCGAGCCGGTGTGGCGCCGGCTGGACCGGCTGTTCGGGGAAGACCCGGCGGCCGACGCCCGCGACGAACTTAGCTTCCACGCCGAGGCCAAGACGGCGGAACTGATCGCGCAAGGTTGGCGGCCCGAGGCGGCCCGCGCCGAGGCGCTGCGCCAGTTGGGCGACGTTGACCGCATCATCCGCGAGGGCGCCGTTCTCGGTGAGCGCCGGAACCGCCGCCAGAGATTTCGGGAATTCTGGAGCAATCGCATGGACGAGGTCAAATTCGCGCTTCGCACTCTTCGCAAGAACCCCGGCTTCGCCGTCACCGCGATCGCGATTCTGGCGTTGGGTATCGGCGCCAACACGGCGGTGTTCAGCGTGGTGAACACGCTGCTGCTGCGGCCGCTGCCGTTCGCGGAGCCGGGGCGCCTGGTGTGGCTGACGGCGGACAAGGCCCTCACGGCGCAGGTCCGCGAGGCGGCTGGGCTTTCGGGGGTCACCTACACGGTGGACGCGTACGAGGCCTATCGCGCCGCGAACCAATCGTTCGAGTCCGTCACCGCATACAACCCGTTTTTCGGCAACGGCGACTTCACGATGACCGGCGCGGGCGAGCCGCAATCGGTGCTCGGCGTGATGGTGGAGGAGCGCTTCTTTCAAACGCTCGGGATCGCGCCGATCCAAGGGCGACTATTCACCCATGCGGAGACGCAGCAGGGCGGGCCGGGCGCGGCGATTCTGAGCTACGGCTTTTGGCGGCGGCACTTTGGCGGAGACCCGGCCGTGGTGGGCCGCAGCGTGGTGTTGGCAGGCGAGGCGGTGACGATCGCCGGCGTGATGCCGCGCGATTTCGATTTCGGCTCCGTGTTCGCGCCCGGCCTGCGGGCCGATCTGTATGTCCCGGTGAACCTGGATCGCATGCGCACATGGGGCAACACGCTCGCGCTCGTTGGGCGGCTGAAGCCGGGAGTCACCGTGGGGCAGGCGCAAGCGGAAGCGGACGTTCTGTTCCCGCAACTGCGTGCCGCGCATCCCAACTGGTGGGGCGCCTACGAATCGACGCTTTCGCCGTTGAAGGACCACGTGAGCGGACAGTTCCGCCGGGCGCTGCTGTTGCTGTGGGGCGCGGTGGGCCTGGTGCAACTGCTGGTGTGCGTGAACCTGTCGGGACTGCTGGTGGCGCGCGGCGAGGCGCGGAACCGCGAGTTCGCGCTTCGGGCGGCGTTGGGCGCGGGACGCGGGCGGCTGGCGATGCAGTGGCTCGCCGAAGGCGCGATCCTTGTCAGCGCCGGAGCGCTTGCCGGCATCGGGCTCGCCATTGCCCTCGTGGAGGCGCTTCGCCGCACCGGCTCGCTGGCGTTGCCTTTGCTGACCGATATCCGTGTGGACGCGGCATCGCTCGGCTGGACGGCGGCAGTTGCCGCGGCGGCGGCGGTCATCTTCGCGGTAGCGCCGGCGCTGCGAATGCCGGTGCGCCAGATTCAAGGAGTCATCAAGAGCGGCGGCCACGGGCTCAGCGGGGACCGATCCACGGCGCGGGTGCGCAATGCGCTCGTGATCGCTGAAGTGACTCTTGCCTGCGTATTGCTCATCGGCTCCGGCCTGTTGCTGCGGAGCCTCTATAACGTGCTGGACGTGGGCTTGGGGTTCGAGTCCGAAGGCGCGTCGGTGGTGAAGGTCGACTATCCGGAGGGGGATCGCGGGCGCCGGACGGCGCTGTTGCGCGAAGCGCTCGACCGCGTGTCGGCGCTGCCGGGCGTGGACGCGGCGGGCATCGCCGACATGCTGCCGCTCGGCCGCAATCGAAGTTGGGGATTTCGTGCCAAGGGGCGCACATATCCGAAGGAGCTCGCGCAGGTGGCGCGGGTCCGCATCGTCACGCCGGGTTACTTCGAGGCAATGGGAATCCGGCTGGCCGAGGGTCGTGATTTCTCGTGGCAGGACGCGGAGGGCGCCGTGGTCGCTGTGGTGAATCAGAGTGCGGCACGAGTGTTCTGGGGTGGCGATGATCCGTTGGGGCGCGACGCCGTCATCGGCGGACGGGACGCGCGCGTGATCGGCATCGTCGAGGACGTGCGGGGCCTGAGCATCGAAGGCGCGCCGGGTCCGGAGTTTTACATGCTCGTGGCGCAGGCCGGTCCCGAGGGCGCGCATCTGGTGATTCGCAGCGCGCTGCCGCCGCAGGCGCTGGCGGCGCCGGTCATCAGGACCTTGCGGCAGTTGAATCCAGGGCAGCCGGCGGCGGAACCGCGGCCGCTCGCGAGCATTGTCGACAACGCCGTGGCTCCGCGACGCTTCTTCGTCCTGCTCATCTGCGCGTTCGGTACGATGGGGCTCATCCTCGCCGCGCTCGGGCTCTACGGCGTCATCTCGTACACGGTGGCGCGCCGGCAGCAGGAGATCGGGATCCGGATGGCGCTCGGCGCGGGCGCCGGCCGCGTGCGGCGCGACGTCATCGGCCGGGCCGTGGCGCTCGCGCTCGCCGGAATCGCGTTGGGAACCGCCGCGGGGTTGGCGGGCGGGCGATGGATCGAATCCATGCTGTTCGGAATGAAGCCGGCGGACACGCTGACGATGGCGGCGGCAGCGGCCGTGCTCGTCGGCGCGGCGGCGCTGGCGGCGTACATTCCAGCTCGCCGCGCGTCGCGCATCAACCCGATCCAGGCGCTGCGCGGCGAATAG
- a CDS encoding IlvD/Edd family dehydratase yields the protein MASDDSSPKPTIKFTPAKRDHAAECAGRLRSRAWFDNIADPSATAIYIERYPNYGITREEMQSGKPIIGIAQTGNDLAACNRHHIELAKRVRDGIRDAGGIPFEFPVHPIQESCRRPTAAVDRNLAYMGLVEVLHGYPLDGVVLTTGCDKTTPACLMAAATVNIPAIVFSGGPMLNSYYKGELAGSGMALWDARRLLAAGEIDRPGFMAMVAASVPSVGHCNTMGTATSMNSLAEALGMSLAGCAAIPAPYRERAQMGYFTGQRIVEMVREDLRPSKVMTREAFENAIVVCSAIGGSTNCPPHLIAIARHMGVELDIQDWETVGHAVHLIVNLQPAGEYLAEAYYHAGGVPAVIGELRKAGLIRDNAMTVSGKTVGEAYGDAGTLNADVIRPYDRPLKEHAGFAVLSGNLFDAALIKTSVIGPEFAERFLSNPATPNCFTGRAIVFDGPEDYHDRINDPALDIDETCILVIRGTGPVGYPGSAEVVNMQPPDHLIKKGVNYLPTIGDGRQSGTSASPSILNASPESAVGGNLAILRTGDLLKVDLTARRVDIQISDEELEARRAAMVVEYPAHQTPWQELQRAHIGQLSSGMCLEFAVKYREVGRDIPRHSH from the coding sequence ATGGCCTCAGACGACTCATCCCCGAAACCCACGATCAAGTTCACCCCCGCCAAGCGGGATCACGCGGCCGAATGCGCCGGCCGCCTCCGCAGCCGCGCCTGGTTCGACAACATCGCCGACCCGAGCGCCACCGCGATCTACATTGAGCGCTACCCGAACTACGGCATCACGCGCGAGGAGATGCAATCCGGCAAGCCGATCATCGGCATCGCGCAGACGGGCAATGACCTCGCGGCGTGCAACCGGCATCACATCGAGCTGGCCAAGCGCGTCCGCGACGGCATTCGCGACGCGGGCGGAATTCCGTTCGAGTTTCCGGTGCACCCGATCCAGGAAAGCTGCCGCCGCCCGACGGCGGCGGTGGACCGCAATCTCGCCTACATGGGGTTGGTGGAAGTGCTGCACGGCTATCCACTCGACGGCGTGGTGCTCACCACCGGCTGCGACAAGACGACGCCGGCCTGCCTGATGGCGGCGGCGACGGTGAACATCCCGGCCATCGTGTTCTCCGGCGGCCCGATGCTGAACAGCTACTACAAGGGCGAACTGGCGGGATCGGGCATGGCGCTGTGGGACGCGCGGCGGCTGCTGGCGGCCGGAGAGATCGACCGGCCGGGATTCATGGCGATGGTGGCGGCGTCGGTGCCGTCGGTGGGCCATTGCAACACGATGGGCACGGCGACGTCGATGAACTCGCTTGCCGAGGCGCTCGGCATGTCGCTCGCCGGGTGCGCGGCGATTCCGGCGCCGTATCGGGAGCGCGCACAGATGGGATACTTCACCGGCCAGCGGATCGTCGAGATGGTGCGCGAGGATCTGCGGCCGTCGAAGGTGATGACGCGCGAGGCGTTCGAAAACGCGATCGTGGTGTGCTCAGCGATCGGCGGTTCGACGAACTGCCCGCCGCACCTGATCGCCATCGCGCGCCACATGGGCGTCGAGCTCGATATCCAGGATTGGGAAACGGTGGGGCACGCCGTGCACCTCATCGTGAACCTGCAGCCGGCGGGCGAGTACCTGGCCGAGGCTTATTATCACGCCGGCGGCGTTCCGGCGGTGATCGGCGAGTTGCGAAAGGCGGGCCTCATTCGCGACAACGCGATGACGGTGTCGGGCAAGACGGTGGGCGAGGCGTACGGAGACGCGGGCACGCTGAACGCCGACGTGATCCGGCCGTACGACCGTCCGTTGAAAGAGCACGCCGGATTCGCGGTGCTTTCGGGCAACCTGTTCGACGCGGCATTGATCAAGACGTCGGTGATCGGGCCGGAGTTCGCGGAGCGGTTTCTTTCGAACCCCGCGACGCCGAACTGCTTCACCGGACGCGCGATCGTGTTCGACGGGCCGGAGGATTACCACGACCGCATCAACGATCCGGCGCTCGATATCGATGAGACGTGCATTCTGGTGATCCGCGGCACGGGTCCGGTGGGCTATCCAGGGTCGGCCGAGGTGGTGAACATGCAGCCGCCGGATCACCTGATCAAAAAGGGCGTGAATTATCTGCCGACGATCGGCGACGGACGGCAGAGCGGGACGTCGGCGAGTCCGTCGATTCTGAACGCGTCGCCGGAATCGGCGGTGGGCGGGAATCTGGCGATTCTGCGGACCGGGGATCTATTGAAGGTGGATCTGACGGCGCGGCGCGTGGACATTCAGATTTCCGATGAGGAGCTGGAAGCGCGGCGGGCGGCGATGGTCGTCGAGTATCCCGCGCACCAGACGCCGTGGCAGGAGTTGCAGCGGGCGCATATCGGGCAGTTGTCGAGCGGGATGTGCCTGGAGTTCGCGGTGAAGTATCGCGAGGTGGGCCGGGACATCCCGCGGCACAGCCACTAG
- a CDS encoding alpha/beta hydrolase-fold protein — MGKRWRILFLGAVAPLFGAGLPPEYSEREAPVRGAEPLKYLVYAPRQLAAGERYPLVVYLHGSCKECVTHERIARESGLRMWHGYDRNVQREPTFLFAPAGGTGGWTREPRREKIFELIDGLLEEFPIDRRRIYIMGFSMGGAGTWNYIQERPDFFAAANPQAIGGGVVNAEAVKNVPIWATIGVDDNADRIDQLTANVARIRTANGDPRGAATGVAGVNPRFNIFPATNHGGAQAKTQELPGFLDWFYSQVNDGNHAPNVRFIRPAPSPEPYQRTVGATVAATDPDGSVDRVEFFSGADLVAVDREAPYAHTFTGLAPGPRRLKARAVDAGGKSRTAEVTVLVAPVE; from the coding sequence ATGGGCAAACGGTGGCGCATCCTGTTTCTTGGCGCTGTTGCGCCGTTGTTCGGGGCTGGGTTGCCGCCTGAGTACTCGGAGCGTGAAGCGCCGGTCCGGGGCGCCGAACCGCTGAAGTATCTCGTCTATGCGCCGCGGCAACTTGCGGCCGGCGAGCGCTACCCGTTGGTTGTCTATCTGCATGGAAGCTGCAAGGAGTGCGTGACCCACGAACGGATCGCGCGCGAGAGCGGCTTGCGGATGTGGCACGGCTACGATCGCAACGTTCAGCGCGAGCCCACGTTTCTGTTCGCGCCGGCCGGCGGGACAGGCGGCTGGACCCGGGAACCACGGCGCGAAAAGATCTTCGAACTGATCGACGGGCTTCTCGAGGAGTTCCCGATTGACCGGCGCCGGATCTACATCATGGGTTTTTCGATGGGCGGCGCCGGGACCTGGAACTACATCCAGGAGCGGCCGGACTTTTTTGCGGCGGCGAACCCGCAGGCGATCGGCGGCGGGGTGGTGAACGCCGAAGCAGTGAAGAACGTTCCGATCTGGGCCACCATCGGCGTTGACGATAACGCCGACCGCATCGATCAACTCACCGCGAACGTAGCCCGGATTCGCACCGCCAATGGCGACCCGCGAGGCGCGGCGACCGGCGTTGCGGGCGTCAATCCGCGGTTCAACATCTTTCCAGCCACCAACCATGGCGGCGCGCAGGCGAAAACGCAGGAACTGCCGGGCTTCCTCGATTGGTTCTACTCGCAGGTCAACGACGGGAATCACGCTCCGAACGTTCGCTTCATCCGGCCGGCGCCGTCCCCGGAGCCGTACCAACGGACGGTGGGCGCGACGGTTGCGGCGACCGATCCCGATGGCTCCGTTGACCGGGTGGAGTTCTTCTCCGGAGCGGATCTGGTGGCCGTGGACCGCGAAGCTCCGTATGCGCACACCTTCACCGGACTGGCTCCGGGCCCCCGGCGGCTGAAGGCGCGGGCGGTGGATGCAGGGGGGAAATCACGGACGGCGGAAGTGACGGTGTTGGTTGCTCCCGTGGAATAG
- a CDS encoding aldolase/citrate lyase family protein, whose protein sequence is MRASRVREKLAAGKPVLVTKMNTLDPMIADIVGLVGFDCLWLCNEHTGIDWDRLGHLIRTAAMNGMDTLIRVSKGSYSDYIRPLEAGATGIMVPHCMSAAEARSIGQATRFQPVGRRALDGGNCDGLYCLAPLADYLRLANENTFVVVQIEDPEALNQIDEIVAAPGVDVVFLGPGDLSHGLGDPGNIVHPRIQEAIVELSRSCKRHGKHWGLPVSAETAPRYLELGARFLSSGADVLGLGSYFKDLRARFAKLGFEFEGKV, encoded by the coding sequence ATGCGCGCCAGCCGTGTCCGTGAGAAACTCGCCGCCGGGAAGCCGGTGTTGGTCACCAAGATGAATACGCTCGACCCGATGATCGCCGACATCGTCGGGCTGGTCGGGTTCGATTGCCTGTGGCTGTGCAACGAGCACACCGGCATCGATTGGGACCGGCTCGGCCACCTCATCCGCACCGCGGCCATGAACGGCATGGATACGCTTATCCGCGTCTCCAAGGGAAGCTACTCGGATTACATCCGGCCGCTCGAGGCCGGCGCCACGGGCATCATGGTTCCGCATTGCATGAGCGCCGCCGAGGCGCGCTCCATCGGCCAGGCGACCCGGTTCCAGCCGGTGGGACGGCGCGCGCTCGACGGCGGCAACTGCGACGGCCTATACTGCCTGGCGCCGCTCGCCGACTATTTGCGCCTGGCCAACGAGAACACGTTCGTCGTGGTGCAGATCGAGGATCCCGAGGCGCTGAATCAGATCGATGAGATCGTCGCGGCGCCGGGAGTGGATGTGGTGTTCCTCGGCCCGGGCGACCTTTCGCATGGGCTCGGCGACCCCGGCAATATCGTCCATCCGCGGATTCAGGAGGCGATCGTCGAGTTGTCGCGCTCATGCAAACGGCACGGCAAGCATTGGGGACTGCCGGTTTCGGCGGAAACGGCGCCCCGCTATCTCGAGTTGGGCGCGCGCTTCCTCAGTTCCGGCGCGGATGTGCTCGGGCTCGGCTCGTATTTCAAGGATCTCCGGGCGCGCTTCGCTAAGCTCGGGTTCGAGTTCGAGGGCAAGGTCTGA
- a CDS encoding iron-containing alcohol dehydrogenase yields MQPFAWHARTGVESKPGIVAELGARARALGFARTLLVADRGMIGAGFVARAQASLEAAGVAVLTFHDFGENPDTAMVTAGAAAAGDADSIVALGGGSSLDCAKGINFIATNGGRMQDYWGYGKAAQPMLPMIGVPTTTGTGSEAQSYALISDAETHVKMACGAPGAAFRLVLLDPELVLTQPRAVLAAAGYDAISHAVETLVTVRRNAVSDCFARAAWRLLDQAYEPMLAGGAGIEQAAAMQTGAYLAGAAIECSMLGATHACANPLTARYGTVHGVAIALMLAPVVRWNAGHASGLYAEAHPDLAARLDDLAAAARHPRRLREIDVPESDITVLAEDASKQWTGTFNPRPFSREGALELYRCVY; encoded by the coding sequence ATGCAGCCGTTCGCATGGCACGCGCGGACGGGCGTGGAGTCGAAGCCGGGAATCGTGGCCGAGTTGGGCGCGCGGGCACGGGCATTGGGCTTCGCGCGGACGTTGCTGGTGGCTGACCGCGGCATGATCGGCGCGGGCTTCGTGGCGCGGGCGCAGGCATCGCTCGAAGCCGCCGGCGTGGCGGTCCTGACGTTTCACGACTTCGGCGAGAATCCGGATACGGCGATGGTGACGGCTGGCGCGGCGGCGGCCGGCGACGCGGATTCGATCGTCGCTCTCGGCGGCGGCAGTTCGCTCGATTGCGCCAAAGGGATCAACTTCATCGCCACCAACGGCGGGCGCATGCAGGACTATTGGGGCTACGGCAAGGCGGCGCAGCCGATGCTGCCGATGATCGGCGTCCCGACGACCACCGGCACCGGCAGCGAAGCGCAGAGCTATGCGCTCATTTCGGACGCCGAAACTCACGTAAAGATGGCCTGTGGCGCGCCGGGGGCGGCGTTCCGGCTTGTGCTGCTCGATCCGGAGCTGGTCCTCACGCAGCCGCGCGCGGTGCTGGCCGCTGCCGGCTACGACGCCATTTCGCACGCCGTGGAAACGCTTGTCACCGTCAGGCGCAATGCCGTTTCCGATTGCTTCGCGCGCGCGGCGTGGCGGCTGCTGGACCAGGCCTATGAGCCGATGCTCGCCGGCGGCGCCGGAATCGAACAGGCTGCGGCGATGCAGACCGGCGCCTATCTGGCGGGCGCGGCGATTGAGTGCTCGATGCTCGGGGCGACGCACGCCTGCGCGAATCCGCTGACGGCGCGCTACGGAACCGTCCATGGCGTCGCCATCGCGTTGATGCTCGCGCCGGTGGTGCGCTGGAACGCCGGGCACGCGAGCGGGCTATATGCGGAAGCGCACCCGGATCTGGCTGCAAGGCTCGACGATCTGGCGGCGGCGGCCCGGCACCCGCGGCGGCTGCGCGAGATCGATGTTCCGGAATCGGACATAACCGTTCTTGCCGAAGACGCGTCCAAACAATGGACCGGAACCTTCAATCCCCGGCCTTTCTCGAGGGAAGGCGCGCTGGAGTTGTATCGATGCGTTTATTGA